A part of Pantoea vagans genomic DNA contains:
- a CDS encoding ABC transporter permease translates to MTLSPLNQQRWQRFRHNRRGYWSLWIFLVIFLLSLCAELIANDKPLLVHYQQRWTVPLLFDYSETDYGGVLATAADYQDPWLRQRIAQNGWALWAPIRFSDSTINFATEVPFPSPPSAQNWLGTDANGGDVLARLLYGTRISLLFGVLLTLISSVIGIVVGAVQGYFGGRIDLIGQRMIEVWSGMPALFLLILLSSVIQPGFWWLLLVTVAFGWMSLVSVVRAEFLRTRNFDYIRAAQALGVSDGRIMLRHMLPNAMVATLTFLPFILCGSITTLTSLDFLGFGLPLGSPSLGELLLQGKNNLQAPWLGLAGFFTLAILLSLLIFIGEAVRDAFDPGKGA, encoded by the coding sequence ATGACGCTCTCTCCGCTGAATCAACAGCGCTGGCAGCGCTTTCGCCATAACCGGCGCGGCTACTGGTCACTGTGGATCTTTCTGGTCATTTTCCTGCTGTCGCTGTGTGCTGAACTGATCGCCAATGACAAGCCGCTGCTGGTGCATTACCAGCAGCGCTGGACGGTGCCGCTGCTGTTTGACTACAGCGAAACCGACTATGGCGGCGTACTGGCGACAGCGGCGGATTATCAGGATCCCTGGCTGCGGCAGCGCATTGCGCAGAACGGCTGGGCTTTATGGGCTCCGATTCGCTTCAGCGACAGCACCATCAATTTTGCCACCGAGGTACCGTTCCCCTCTCCGCCCTCTGCGCAGAACTGGCTCGGCACGGACGCCAACGGCGGCGACGTACTGGCTCGTCTGCTCTATGGCACGCGCATCTCCCTGCTGTTCGGCGTACTGCTGACACTTATCTCCAGCGTCATCGGGATTGTGGTCGGTGCGGTGCAGGGTTATTTCGGCGGCAGGATTGACCTGATCGGGCAGCGGATGATTGAGGTCTGGTCCGGCATGCCTGCGCTGTTTCTGTTGATCCTCCTCTCCAGCGTCATTCAGCCCGGTTTCTGGTGGCTGCTGCTGGTCACCGTCGCGTTCGGCTGGATGAGCCTGGTGAGCGTGGTCCGGGCCGAGTTTTTGCGAACCCGAAACTTTGATTACATCCGCGCAGCACAGGCGCTGGGCGTCAGCGATGGCCGGATTATGCTGCGTCACATGCTGCCTAACGCGATGGTGGCTACCCTGACCTTTCTGCCCTTTATTTTGTGCGGATCAATTACCACGCTCACCTCCCTCGACTTCCTGGGCTTTGGTCTGCCGCTGGGTTCGCCTTCGCTGGGCGAGTTACTGCTGCAGGGCAAAAATAATCTTCAGGCACCCTGGCTGGGCCTGGCGGGCTTTTTCACCCTGGCGATCCTGCTCTCGCTGCTGATTTTTATCGGCGAAGCGGTGCGCGACGCCTTTGATCCGGGCAAAGGAGCCTGA
- a CDS encoding cyclic di-GMP phosphodiesterase — MAGGVFFLLFAALSFHQTWQKRERQHQQLLENSRTALQQTLSSLLNSTLSPLLPFTHTACHTINRELTSRAAFAGNLRAILLVNDGNAFCSSATGSFSLPLNVIAPDSDVSRDIDLQLMSGTPLQPNKPALGLWIKNPGSQQSGVFATLNISLAPYQLQVSGHPEITGMALMAQKSALTSWQPGVMKNKNLPPPLHQQALTGYPLKFVLFGSVLAFSDYQNILLCSLLLSLLVSGGCWLLLSVYQRPGKELIRGMKRGEFHVEYQPLVTSHDGQPYGMEALLRWTHPTEGPIPPDVFIQYAESQNLIIPLTRHLFQLVSRDAHQLCHTIPRHACLSLNISPLHLADSCFRQDVLRWLDTMPAAHFNYVFEITERAMVRDENVGELFDWLHQQHINIAIDDFGTGHSALIYLERYAFDYLKIDRGFVQSIGTETLTSPVLDTVLQLAKKLNLKSVAEGVETGEQAAWLIHRGVTHLQGYIFSRPLRPETLIDYFRRHNA; from the coding sequence ATGGCCGGTGGCGTATTCTTTCTTCTGTTTGCCGCCCTGTCATTTCACCAGACCTGGCAGAAGCGCGAACGACAGCATCAGCAACTGCTGGAGAACAGCCGCACAGCATTACAGCAAACGCTTTCCAGCCTGCTCAACAGCACCCTCAGTCCCCTGCTTCCGTTCACCCACACTGCCTGTCATACCATTAATCGTGAACTGACCTCGCGCGCCGCGTTTGCCGGTAATCTCCGCGCCATCCTGCTGGTTAACGACGGCAATGCCTTTTGCTCCTCGGCCACCGGCAGTTTTAGCCTGCCGCTTAATGTGATCGCACCTGATAGTGATGTCTCACGTGACATCGATCTACAGCTGATGTCAGGCACGCCGCTTCAGCCAAATAAACCGGCGCTGGGATTGTGGATTAAAAATCCTGGCAGTCAGCAGTCAGGTGTCTTCGCGACGCTGAATATCAGTCTGGCTCCCTACCAGCTGCAGGTCTCCGGGCATCCGGAAATTACCGGTATGGCGCTGATGGCGCAAAAGAGTGCTTTAACCAGCTGGCAGCCTGGCGTGATGAAAAATAAAAATCTGCCGCCGCCGCTGCATCAGCAGGCGCTGACAGGCTATCCGCTGAAGTTTGTATTGTTCGGTTCGGTTCTGGCGTTCAGTGATTATCAGAATATCCTGCTGTGCAGCCTGCTGCTGTCACTGCTGGTTTCCGGCGGCTGCTGGCTGCTGTTATCTGTTTATCAGCGTCCGGGGAAAGAGCTGATTCGGGGCATGAAGCGCGGCGAGTTTCACGTTGAATATCAGCCTCTGGTCACCTCCCATGATGGTCAGCCTTATGGTATGGAAGCGTTACTGCGCTGGACCCATCCGACTGAAGGCCCGATCCCGCCGGATGTGTTTATTCAGTATGCCGAGTCACAGAACCTGATTATTCCTCTGACCCGGCATCTGTTTCAGTTGGTTTCACGTGATGCGCACCAGCTGTGTCATACCATTCCCCGTCATGCCTGCCTCAGCCTCAACATCTCTCCGCTGCATCTGGCTGACAGCTGTTTCCGGCAGGATGTGCTGCGCTGGCTTGATACCATGCCTGCGGCTCACTTTAATTACGTGTTTGAGATTACCGAGCGCGCCATGGTGCGCGATGAAAACGTCGGGGAACTGTTTGACTGGCTGCATCAGCAGCATATCAATATTGCCATTGATGATTTTGGCACCGGCCACAGTGCGCTGATCTATCTGGAACGTTATGCGTTTGATTACCTGAAAATCGATCGCGGTTTTGTCCAGAGCATCGGCACAGAAACCCTGACCTCGCCGGTGCTGGACACCGTGCTGCAGCTGGCGAAGAAACTGAATCTGAAAAGTGTGGCGGAAGGGGTAGAAACCGGCGAACAGGCCGCCTGGCTGATCCATCGTGGCGTGACCCATCTGCAGGGTTACATCTTCAGCCGTCCGCTGCGACCGGAAACGCTGATAGACTATTTCCGGCGTCATAACGCCTGA
- the yejF gene encoding microcin C ABC transporter ATP-binding protein YejF has protein sequence MTTPLLAINHLSVAFRQGEQLRQVVNDVSLRIDAGETLALVGESGSGKSVTALSVMRLLHEAAVVYPRGEILFNGEDLLRAREQRLRAIRGNQIAMIFQEPMVSLNPLHTVEKQLVEVLSLHRGLRRPAARGEILSVLDRVGIRQPATRLNDFPHQLSGGERQRVMIAMALLTEPQLLIADEPTTALDVTVQAQILALLRELQRELNMGMLFITHNLNIVRQLADNVSVMRQGHIVEQNRSQILLNQPQHPYSQQLLAAEPEGKALPLPADAPVILRVEQLQVSFAQRRGLFRRQTGEKQVLSGLSFSLRRGESLGLVGESGSGKSTTGLALLRLISSRGDVWFDGQPLHQLSRRQLLPLRQRIQVVFQDPNSSLNPRMTVQQIIAEGLAVHQPELNSAQRVIAVMEEVGLEAESRHRYPAEFSGGQRQRIAIARALILEPELLILDEPTSSLDRTVQKQILTLLRRLQQQRQLSYLFISHDLDVVRALCHQLIVLRQGEVVEQGECETLFASPTAVYTRELLQSAQLNLR, from the coding sequence ATGACAACGCCACTGCTTGCCATCAATCATCTCTCGGTCGCCTTTCGTCAGGGCGAGCAGCTTCGCCAGGTCGTGAATGACGTTTCACTGCGCATTGACGCGGGCGAAACGCTGGCGCTGGTGGGCGAGTCGGGTTCCGGGAAGAGCGTTACGGCGCTGTCGGTGATGCGACTGCTGCATGAGGCGGCGGTAGTTTATCCCCGTGGAGAGATTCTGTTTAACGGTGAAGATCTGCTGCGCGCCCGCGAACAGCGTCTGCGCGCGATTCGCGGCAACCAGATTGCGATGATTTTTCAGGAGCCGATGGTATCGCTGAATCCGCTGCACACCGTGGAGAAACAGCTGGTTGAAGTGCTGTCGCTGCATCGCGGGCTGCGTCGCCCGGCGGCACGCGGTGAGATTCTCAGCGTACTTGATCGGGTCGGTATCCGTCAGCCCGCTACCCGGCTCAACGATTTCCCCCACCAGCTTTCCGGCGGAGAACGCCAGCGGGTGATGATCGCCATGGCGCTGCTGACCGAGCCGCAGTTGCTGATTGCCGATGAGCCGACCACTGCACTGGATGTGACGGTACAGGCGCAGATTCTGGCGCTGCTGCGTGAACTGCAGCGGGAGCTGAATATGGGCATGCTGTTTATCACCCATAACCTGAACATCGTGCGTCAGCTGGCGGATAACGTCAGCGTGATGCGTCAGGGTCACATCGTGGAACAGAATCGCAGCCAGATACTGCTGAACCAGCCGCAACATCCTTACAGCCAGCAGTTGCTGGCTGCGGAGCCGGAAGGAAAAGCGCTGCCGCTACCCGCAGACGCGCCGGTCATTCTTCGGGTCGAACAGCTTCAGGTCAGTTTTGCGCAGCGGCGCGGACTGTTCCGGCGGCAGACCGGCGAAAAGCAGGTGCTTTCCGGGCTGAGTTTCAGCCTGCGGCGGGGCGAAAGTCTGGGCCTGGTGGGCGAGTCCGGGTCGGGTAAAAGCACCACCGGCCTGGCGCTGTTGCGGCTGATTTCCTCACGTGGCGACGTCTGGTTTGACGGCCAGCCGCTGCATCAGCTGTCGCGCCGGCAACTTCTGCCGCTGCGTCAGCGCATTCAGGTGGTGTTTCAGGATCCCAATTCCTCCCTCAATCCGCGTATGACGGTGCAGCAGATCATTGCTGAAGGTCTGGCGGTGCATCAGCCCGAACTCAACAGTGCGCAGCGGGTGATTGCGGTGATGGAGGAAGTAGGACTAGAAGCGGAAAGCCGGCATCGTTATCCGGCCGAATTTTCTGGCGGTCAGCGACAGCGTATTGCTATCGCACGGGCACTGATTCTGGAGCCGGAGCTGTTGATACTGGATGAACCCACCTCATCGCTGGATCGCACGGTGCAGAAGCAGATTCTGACGTTGTTACGCCGCTTACAGCAGCAGCGTCAGCTCAGTTATCTGTTTATCAGTCACGACCTGGATGTGGTTCGCGCCCTGTGTCACCAGCTTATTGTGCTGCGTCAGGGGGAGGTAGTGGAACAGGGAGAGTGTGAAACGTTATTTGCGTCACCGACGGCTGTGTATACCCGCGAGCTGCTGCAGTCGGCGCAACTCAACCTGCGATAA
- a CDS encoding CobW family GTP-binding protein, which translates to MTRVNLITGFLGSGKTTLLCHLLAARPAGEKWAVLVNEFGDIGIDGALLADRGATLKEIPGGCLCCVNGLPMQVGLNMLLRSKPDRLLIEPTGLGHPRQVLQMLSAPVYQAWLQLNATLTLLDARQLADPRIVANENFRDQLAAADIVIANKRDCWDEADRQRLAEWQQQMQPPRPLIQTEFGQVPLSLLDMPYQPRALPLPHHHHPANPTSGLAALRLDGEARWRRALNHGQGYSACGWLFDADTLFDSGALLEWVRQAAVDRVKGVMRTPEGTMRINCQAKELQSETLATPPPDSRIEIIHSQQADWNRLQSALLKCRLR; encoded by the coding sequence ATGACACGCGTTAACCTGATCACCGGCTTTCTGGGTAGCGGCAAAACCACGCTGCTCTGCCATCTGCTGGCCGCCAGGCCCGCCGGGGAAAAGTGGGCAGTGCTGGTCAACGAATTTGGTGATATCGGGATCGACGGTGCTCTGCTGGCCGATCGCGGCGCCACGCTGAAAGAGATCCCCGGCGGCTGCCTGTGCTGCGTGAATGGCCTGCCGATGCAGGTCGGGCTGAATATGCTGCTCAGGAGCAAGCCCGATCGGCTGCTGATCGAGCCAACCGGCCTGGGTCATCCGCGTCAGGTGTTGCAGATGTTAAGCGCGCCGGTTTATCAGGCGTGGCTGCAACTGAATGCCACCCTGACGCTGCTGGATGCGCGTCAGCTGGCCGATCCTCGCATCGTTGCCAATGAAAATTTCCGCGATCAGCTCGCGGCTGCCGATATTGTCATCGCCAACAAGCGCGATTGCTGGGATGAAGCGGACCGTCAGCGCCTGGCGGAATGGCAGCAGCAGATGCAGCCTCCGCGTCCATTAATACAGACAGAATTTGGTCAGGTCCCCCTTTCCCTGCTGGATATGCCGTATCAGCCCCGCGCTCTCCCTCTGCCGCATCATCATCATCCGGCAAATCCCACCAGCGGTCTGGCGGCGTTACGTCTGGATGGCGAAGCACGCTGGCGTCGGGCGCTGAATCACGGCCAGGGTTACAGCGCCTGCGGCTGGCTGTTTGATGCTGATACGCTTTTTGACAGCGGCGCACTGCTGGAGTGGGTGCGGCAGGCAGCGGTCGATCGTGTTAAAGGTGTGATGCGCACGCCAGAAGGCACAATGCGTATTAACTGCCAGGCAAAAGAGTTGCAGAGTGAAACCCTCGCCACACCGCCACCCGATAGCCGCATTGAGATCATCCATTCTCAGCAGGCTGACTGGAATCGGCTACAATCGGCGTTGTTGAAGTGCCGTTTACGCTAA
- the mepS gene encoding bifunctional murein DD-endopeptidase/murein LD-carboxypeptidase: MVKSQPILRYILRIVPALALATLLSACSSTHSSQNANNENHEVNNHNGFLLQASQDEFEEMVRNVDVKSRIMEQYAVWKGVRYRLGGDTKRGIDCSAFVQRTFRDQFGLELPRSTSEQQDTGKEITRSKLRPGDLVMFRAGSTGRHVGIYLGNDNFVHASTSSGVMISSLNDDYWKKRYREGRRVLSRNPT; the protein is encoded by the coding sequence ATGGTCAAGTCTCAACCAATACTGAGATATATCTTGCGGATCGTGCCCGCACTGGCGCTGGCCACACTCCTCTCAGCTTGTAGCAGTACCCATAGCAGTCAAAACGCGAATAACGAGAATCATGAAGTTAACAACCACAATGGTTTTTTACTTCAGGCGTCTCAGGATGAGTTTGAAGAAATGGTGCGTAACGTCGACGTTAAGTCGCGCATCATGGAACAATACGCCGTCTGGAAAGGTGTGCGCTATCGCCTCGGTGGCGATACCAAACGCGGGATCGATTGTTCCGCCTTTGTACAACGCACCTTCCGCGATCAGTTTGGCTTAGAATTACCGCGCTCGACCTCTGAGCAGCAGGACACCGGTAAAGAGATTACCCGCAGTAAACTGCGTCCTGGCGATCTGGTGATGTTCCGTGCCGGTTCGACTGGTCGTCATGTGGGTATTTATCTGGGTAACGACAATTTCGTTCATGCCTCCACCAGCAGCGGCGTCATGATCTCCAGTCTCAATGATGACTACTGGAAAAAGCGTTACCGTGAAGGACGCCGTGTATTAAGTCGTAACCCGACCTGA
- the yeiP gene encoding elongation factor P-like protein YeiP: protein MPKANEIKKGMAVTHNGKLLLVKDIDVQSPSARGAATLYKMRFTDVRTGLKVEERFKGDEIIDAISLSRRSVTFSYIDGDEYIFMDDEDYTPYSFKQEQIEEELLFIPEGGIPGIHVLTMEGQVLALELPQTVDMEIVDTSPGIKGASASARTKPAGMSTGLSIQVPEYLSNGDRIRIHIAERRYMGRAD from the coding sequence ATGCCAAAAGCCAATGAAATCAAAAAAGGGATGGCCGTCACGCACAACGGTAAACTGCTGCTGGTTAAGGACATTGATGTCCAGAGCCCCAGCGCACGCGGTGCCGCCACCCTGTATAAAATGCGCTTTACCGATGTCCGCACCGGTTTAAAAGTCGAAGAGCGCTTCAAGGGCGACGAGATTATTGATGCAATTTCGCTCAGCCGCCGTAGCGTGACCTTCTCTTATATAGATGGTGACGAATACATTTTTATGGATGATGAGGATTACACCCCCTACTCCTTTAAACAGGAGCAGATTGAAGAAGAGCTGCTGTTTATTCCTGAAGGCGGCATCCCTGGCATTCACGTACTGACGATGGAAGGTCAGGTGCTGGCACTGGAACTGCCACAAACCGTAGACATGGAAATCGTGGATACCTCTCCCGGCATTAAAGGTGCTTCCGCCAGTGCCCGCACCAAACCGGCCGGCATGAGCACGGGTCTCTCTATCCAGGTGCCGGAATACCTCAGCAATGGTGATCGCATCCGTATCCATATCGCTGAACGCCGCTACATGGGTCGTGCAGACTGA
- a CDS encoding microcin C ABC transporter permease YejB has product MAAYFLRRLLLIIPTLWAIITLNFFIVQIAPGGPVDQALANIEFGQTTGLPGSGAESASSRASVSHLNPADNQYRGARGLDPEVIAEIKKRYGFDKPLWQRYGEMLWNYLRFDFGDSLFRSASVIGLIKESLPVSISLGLWSTLIIYLVSIPLGIRKAVRNGSAFDVWSSAFIIIGYSIPAFLFGIMLIVLFAGGSYLDWFPLRGLTSAQHDTLPWYGKVLDYFWHIALPVLATVIGGFATLTMLTKNAFLDEIRKLYVVTARAKGVPERRILYHHVFRNAMLLVIASFPATFISMFFTSSVLIEVMFSLNGLGLLGYDATLQRDYPVMFGTLYIFTLIGLLMNILSDLTYTLVDPRIDFGSRS; this is encoded by the coding sequence TTGGCCGCATACTTTCTGCGCAGATTGCTGCTGATTATCCCGACCTTATGGGCGATCATCACGCTTAACTTTTTTATCGTGCAAATCGCGCCCGGCGGACCGGTCGATCAGGCGCTGGCGAATATTGAGTTTGGTCAGACCACCGGCCTGCCCGGCAGCGGCGCGGAGAGCGCCAGTTCACGCGCCAGCGTCAGTCATCTTAATCCCGCCGATAATCAGTACCGTGGCGCGCGCGGGCTGGATCCCGAAGTGATTGCGGAAATTAAAAAGCGTTACGGCTTCGATAAACCGCTGTGGCAGCGCTACGGCGAGATGCTGTGGAACTACCTGCGTTTTGATTTTGGCGACAGCCTGTTTCGCAGCGCCTCGGTGATCGGGCTGATTAAGGAGAGCCTGCCGGTCTCCATCAGTCTGGGATTATGGAGCACGCTGATCATCTATCTGGTCTCGATCCCGCTGGGGATCCGCAAAGCGGTGCGCAACGGCAGCGCCTTTGATGTCTGGAGCAGCGCGTTTATTATCATTGGCTACTCCATTCCGGCTTTTCTGTTCGGCATCATGCTGATCGTACTGTTTGCCGGTGGCAGCTACCTCGACTGGTTTCCGTTGCGCGGGCTTACGTCTGCGCAGCACGACACCCTGCCCTGGTATGGCAAAGTGCTGGATTACTTCTGGCATATCGCCCTGCCGGTGCTGGCGACGGTGATTGGCGGCTTCGCCACGCTGACAATGCTGACGAAAAACGCCTTTCTGGATGAGATCCGCAAGCTCTACGTCGTCACCGCGCGCGCTAAAGGCGTGCCGGAACGCCGTATTCTCTATCACCATGTGTTTCGTAATGCGATGCTGCTGGTCATCGCCAGCTTCCCCGCCACGTTTATCAGCATGTTCTTTACCAGTTCGGTGCTGATCGAAGTGATGTTCTCGCTCAACGGACTCGGCCTGCTCGGCTATGACGCAACGCTGCAACGTGATTATCCGGTGATGTTTGGCACGCTCTATATTTTCACGCTGATCGGTTTGCTGATGAATATCCTTAGCGATCTGACCTATACGCTGGTCGATCCGCGCATCGATTTCGGGAGCCGCTCATGA
- a CDS encoding extracellular solute-binding protein encodes MLFRLGFLLLCGLFSAPLLAASVLQTFAFTQAGEAKYPPGFSHYDYADPRAPKGGSITLAVVGTYDNFNRYASRGNPGINTGTLYDGLYTSSDDEPGSYYPLIAESARYASDFTWIEIRLNPRARFHDGTPVTARDVAFTFQKFMTEGVPQFRVVYRGVTVRALDDHTVRIGAQKPDKDLLLGLLTLPVIPESFWRDKKFNEPLSAPPLSSGPYRITRWKLGQFIEFSRVKDYWAADLPVNRGRFNFDRMRYDYYLDDNVAFEAFKAGAYDWREETSAKKWATQYRGRNFDNGSIVKETAPNDAAIDTRWLAFNNEKPLFHDRRVRQALSLMFDFEWMNKALYYGAWQRASSYFQNTEYAARGVPDAQQLALLEPWRAQLPPALFSQPYLPHKIDGSGYDRASLLSAFDLLKQAGWQIKNRRLINDKTGQPFTVELLLRSGSNNDWALPLQHNLARLGITLNLRQIDSSQYLRRLREGDYDMIATVYGAMPIPTSSLQILWQSDYITSSWNTARVKDPIVDHFVKQIVAHQGDPAALRPLAQALDRVLLWNAYMIPMWYNAEQRLAYWDKFSHPARKPAYSTGLENWWYDTNKAGRLPASKR; translated from the coding sequence ATGCTATTTCGCTTAGGATTTCTGCTGCTGTGCGGCCTCTTCAGCGCCCCGCTGCTGGCTGCATCGGTCCTGCAAACGTTCGCCTTCACACAGGCCGGCGAAGCGAAATATCCGCCCGGCTTCAGCCATTACGATTACGCTGACCCCCGCGCGCCAAAAGGCGGCAGCATTACCCTGGCGGTAGTGGGCACTTACGACAACTTTAACCGCTACGCCTCACGCGGCAATCCGGGCATCAACACCGGCACGCTTTATGACGGCCTGTACACCAGCTCAGACGATGAACCGGGCAGCTATTATCCACTGATTGCTGAATCAGCCCGCTACGCCAGCGATTTTACCTGGATTGAGATCCGCCTGAATCCCCGCGCCCGGTTCCATGACGGCACACCAGTCACCGCCCGCGACGTAGCGTTCACCTTTCAGAAGTTCATGACCGAGGGCGTGCCTCAGTTCCGCGTCGTCTACCGTGGCGTGACCGTCAGGGCGCTGGACGATCACACGGTCCGCATCGGGGCACAGAAACCGGATAAAGATCTGCTGCTTGGGTTACTGACGCTACCGGTTATCCCCGAGTCGTTCTGGCGCGATAAGAAGTTTAACGAGCCATTAAGCGCACCACCGCTTTCCAGTGGACCTTATCGCATCACGCGCTGGAAGCTGGGTCAGTTTATTGAGTTCAGCCGGGTAAAAGATTACTGGGCCGCCGATCTGCCGGTGAATCGCGGACGCTTTAATTTTGATCGCATGCGCTATGACTACTATCTGGATGACAATGTGGCGTTCGAAGCCTTTAAAGCGGGTGCGTACGACTGGCGTGAAGAGACATCGGCGAAGAAATGGGCGACCCAGTATCGCGGTCGCAATTTCGACAATGGCAGCATTGTTAAAGAAACCGCGCCCAATGACGCCGCTATCGATACCCGCTGGCTGGCATTCAACAATGAAAAACCGCTATTCCACGATCGCCGCGTGCGTCAGGCGTTATCACTGATGTTCGATTTCGAGTGGATGAACAAAGCGCTCTATTACGGTGCATGGCAGCGTGCCAGCAGCTACTTCCAGAATACAGAGTATGCGGCCCGCGGCGTGCCGGATGCACAGCAGCTGGCGCTGCTTGAACCCTGGCGCGCGCAGCTGCCACCTGCGCTGTTCAGCCAGCCTTACCTGCCGCACAAAATCGATGGCAGCGGCTATGACCGCGCCAGTCTGTTAAGCGCGTTTGACCTGCTGAAACAGGCGGGCTGGCAGATTAAAAATCGCCGACTGATTAACGATAAAACCGGTCAGCCGTTCACCGTCGAGTTGCTGTTGCGCAGCGGTTCTAACAACGACTGGGCGTTACCGTTGCAGCACAACCTTGCGCGGCTCGGCATTACGCTGAACCTGCGGCAGATCGACAGCTCGCAGTACCTGCGGCGCCTGCGTGAAGGCGACTATGACATGATTGCCACCGTTTATGGGGCGATGCCAATCCCGACCTCCAGTCTGCAGATCCTCTGGCAGTCCGACTACATCACCTCGTCGTGGAATACCGCGCGGGTCAAAGATCCAATCGTCGACCACTTTGTGAAACAGATTGTGGCGCATCAGGGCGACCCTGCCGCGCTGCGGCCGCTGGCACAGGCGCTGGATCGGGTACTGCTGTGGAATGCGTATATGATCCCGATGTGGTACAACGCTGAACAGCGGCTGGCGTACTGGGATAAGTTTTCTCACCCTGCCCGCAAGCCTGCCTACAGCACCGGGCTGGAAAACTGGTGGTACGACACAAACAAAGCCGGACGCCTGCCGGCCAGCAAACGCTAA
- a CDS encoding phosphatase PAP2 family protein, protein MRATRLITILLLNALGVVLFLSWYLPPEHGFWFGIDKTIFYGFNNQMVSHPLFALIVAITNFRGFDAVSLLAMGLLYLSIWRRETPQARRRMLAIGITMLLTAVVLNQLGHLLPVKHSSPTLFFENVHRVSELTGIPAKDASKDSFPGDHGMMLIIFACFIWRYFGFSRFLIAAAIVVIFSLPRVMAGAHWFTDIAVGSMSVILVGLSWWLLTPASDVLVNWFYRKLPGKYKPVT, encoded by the coding sequence ATGCGCGCAACCCGCCTTATTACTATCCTGCTGCTTAATGCACTGGGCGTAGTGCTCTTTCTTTCGTGGTATCTGCCGCCAGAACATGGTTTCTGGTTCGGCATTGATAAAACTATATTCTATGGCTTCAACAATCAGATGGTGAGCCATCCGCTGTTCGCACTGATCGTCGCCATCACCAATTTTCGTGGTTTTGATGCAGTGTCATTGCTGGCCATGGGCCTGCTTTATCTGTCGATCTGGCGACGTGAAACGCCACAGGCGCGGCGGCGGATGCTGGCAATCGGCATCACTATGCTGCTCACCGCCGTGGTGCTTAACCAGCTGGGCCACCTGTTGCCGGTGAAACACTCCAGTCCGACGCTGTTCTTTGAGAACGTGCATCGCGTCAGCGAACTGACCGGTATCCCCGCTAAAGATGCCTCGAAAGACAGCTTCCCTGGCGACCACGGTATGATGCTGATTATTTTCGCCTGCTTTATCTGGCGTTATTTTGGTTTCAGCCGTTTTTTAATTGCCGCCGCTATTGTGGTGATATTTTCACTGCCGCGCGTCATGGCGGGTGCACACTGGTTTACCGATATTGCCGTCGGTTCAATGTCAGTGATATTAGTGGGGCTGAGCTGGTGGCTATTAACGCCGGCCAGTGACGTGCTGGTTAACTGGTTTTATCGCAAATTACCGGGTAAATATAAGCCCGTGACGTAA
- a CDS encoding YkgJ family cysteine cluster protein, whose product MQCRSQCGACCTAPSISSPIPGMPDGKPANTPCIQLDNTLRCKLFGSPLRPAVCAGLQPTHSMCGDSRHQAMTYLLQLEADTAP is encoded by the coding sequence ATGCAATGCCGTAGCCAATGCGGTGCCTGTTGCACGGCACCTTCGATCTCCTCGCCGATTCCTGGCATGCCTGACGGCAAGCCCGCCAACACGCCCTGTATTCAGCTTGATAACACACTTCGCTGCAAACTGTTTGGCTCACCACTGCGTCCAGCCGTCTGCGCAGGTCTGCAACCCACACACAGCATGTGCGGAGATTCCCGCCACCAGGCGATGACATATCTGCTGCAACTTGAAGCGGATACCGCGCCCTGA